The following coding sequences are from one Primulina eburnea isolate SZY01 chromosome 15, ASM2296580v1, whole genome shotgun sequence window:
- the LOC140813902 gene encoding pentatricopeptide repeat-containing protein At1g73400, mitochondrial isoform X2, whose translation MYLSNAVKYPSFSSSLVLVQILRKFCTLEGVVFKEISKIGSVDCADEVYKTVLDYSNPEYKMEEALDKLEVKLTTPLVVEVLHRIHFEEKLALRFFNWAAHQEHYNHESEAYTKMIDILSSTKYKVKQFRIICDLLYYMKQSKKTSVPIEELFTILRRYAEKHLTHLRKFAQKKKIRVKTQPEINAFNLLLDSLCKCSLVEDAEVMFKRVKIKIQPNADTYNILFFGWCRVMNPTRGINVLQEMINKGHSPESFTYNTAINTFCKAGMVTEAAKLLEFMKSKGSSISSPTAKSYVIMMIALAENDRMEECFKMLNDMKKSGYLPDVSTYKELIEGMCSAGKIEAAYKFLEEMGRAGYPSDIVTYNCFLKVLCDNKNRDEAFTLFTKMIEAGCIPSVQTYNMLIAMFFRIGDPDGAFEAWDDMDERGCSRDSNTYCVMIEGLFGCSNAKDASFLLKQVINMGMKLPYVKFDAFLTQLSKVGDLGSIHRLSEHMRKFYNPAIARRVALNQKRKSMSLRGN comes from the coding sequence ATGTATTTAAGTAACGCTGTTAAGTATCCGAGTTTTTCGAGTTCATTGGTTTTGGTTCAGATTCTTCGGAAATTTTGTACACTGGAAGGAGTTGTTTTCAAAGAGATATCCAAGATTGGTAGTGTTGATTGTGCTGATGAGGTTTACAAAACAGTGTTGGATTACTCGAATCCAGAATATAAAATGGAGGAGGCTCTTGATAAACTAGAGGTAAAACTGACAACCCCTTTGGTAGTAGAGGTCTTGCACAGAATTCATTTCGAGGAGAAATTAGCATTAAGGTTCTTTAACTGGGCGGCGCATCAAGAACATTACAATCACGAGTCTGAAGCATATACTAAGATGATTGACATTCTGTCTAGTACTAAATACAAGGTCAAGCAGTTTCGTATCATCTGTGATCTTCTATATTACATGAAACAAAGCAAAAAGACATCTGTTCCCATTGAGGAGTTGTTTACCATTTTGAGGCGCTATGCTGAGAAGCATTTGACTCATCTTCGAAAGTttgctcagaagaagaagattaGAGTGAAAACACAACCAGAGATTAATGCATTTAATCTACTGCTCGACTCTTTATGCAAATGTTCCCTTGTCGAGGATGCGGAGGTGATGTTTAAGAGAGTGAAGATCAAGATCCAGCCAAATGCCGACACTtacaatattttgttttttggGTGGTGCAGAGTTATGAACCCAACTAGAGGAATAAATGTGCTTCAAGAAATGATTAATAAGGGTCATTCACCTGAAAGTTTCACGTACAACACAGCCATCAACACATTCTGCAAAGCAGGGATGGTAACTGAAGCTGCCAAGCTTTTGGAGTTCATGAAATCCAAGGGCTCGTCTATATCTTCCCCCACAGCAAAATCTTATGTGATTATGATGATAGCACTTGCTGAAAATGATAGAATGGAGGAatgttttaaaatgttaaatgatATGAAAAAGAGTGGATATCTTCCCGATGTGTCAACATACAAAGAACTCATTGAGGGCATGTGTTCAGCTGGAAAGATTGAGGCAGCTTATAAATTTTTGGAAGAGATGGGAAGAGCTGGCTACCCTTCTGATATTGTCACATACAATTGTTTTCTCAAAGTTCTCTGCGATAATAAGAACCGCGATGAAGCTTTTACACTTTTTACTAAAATGATTGAGGCAGGTTGTATCCCAAGTGTACAAACTTATAATATGCTGATTGCAATGTTTTTTAGAATTGGTGATCCTGATGGTGCCTTTGAGGCTTGGGATGATATGGATGAGAGGGGTTGTTCACGTGACAGTAATACTTATTGTGTGATGATTGAAGGCCTTTTTGGATGTAGTAATGCTAAAGATGCAAGTTTCCTTCTGAAACAAGTTATAAACATGGGGATGAAGCTGCCATATGTGAAATTTGATGCCTTCTTGACGCAGCTCTCTAAAGTTGGTGATCTTGGGTCAATTCATAGACTGTCAGAGCACATGAGAAAATTCTATAACCCTGCTATTGCACGTAGAGTCGCCTTGAATCAGAAGCGGAAAAGCATGAGCTTGAGAGGAAATTGA
- the LOC140813902 gene encoding pentatricopeptide repeat-containing protein At1g73400, mitochondrial isoform X1, translating to MFRQLSVSRALCTTQRFLSILCSLPIACHLNPPPRTASFSCFSKNAISGRPFSALDQTVFISQYFLQAMYLSNAVKYPSFSSSLVLVQILRKFCTLEGVVFKEISKIGSVDCADEVYKTVLDYSNPEYKMEEALDKLEVKLTTPLVVEVLHRIHFEEKLALRFFNWAAHQEHYNHESEAYTKMIDILSSTKYKVKQFRIICDLLYYMKQSKKTSVPIEELFTILRRYAEKHLTHLRKFAQKKKIRVKTQPEINAFNLLLDSLCKCSLVEDAEVMFKRVKIKIQPNADTYNILFFGWCRVMNPTRGINVLQEMINKGHSPESFTYNTAINTFCKAGMVTEAAKLLEFMKSKGSSISSPTAKSYVIMMIALAENDRMEECFKMLNDMKKSGYLPDVSTYKELIEGMCSAGKIEAAYKFLEEMGRAGYPSDIVTYNCFLKVLCDNKNRDEAFTLFTKMIEAGCIPSVQTYNMLIAMFFRIGDPDGAFEAWDDMDERGCSRDSNTYCVMIEGLFGCSNAKDASFLLKQVINMGMKLPYVKFDAFLTQLSKVGDLGSIHRLSEHMRKFYNPAIARRVALNQKRKSMSLRGN from the coding sequence ATGTTCCGTCAACTTTCAGTTTCACGTGCTCTGTGTACAACTCAGAGATTCTTGAGCATTTTATGTTCGCTGCCTATCGCATGTCATCTTAACCCACCACCTCGTACGGCTTCCTTCAGTTGTTTCAGCAAAAATGCTATTTCGGGACGGCCATTTTCTGCATTGGATCAAACTGTGTTCATCAGCCAATATTTTCTGCAAGCTATGTATTTAAGTAACGCTGTTAAGTATCCGAGTTTTTCGAGTTCATTGGTTTTGGTTCAGATTCTTCGGAAATTTTGTACACTGGAAGGAGTTGTTTTCAAAGAGATATCCAAGATTGGTAGTGTTGATTGTGCTGATGAGGTTTACAAAACAGTGTTGGATTACTCGAATCCAGAATATAAAATGGAGGAGGCTCTTGATAAACTAGAGGTAAAACTGACAACCCCTTTGGTAGTAGAGGTCTTGCACAGAATTCATTTCGAGGAGAAATTAGCATTAAGGTTCTTTAACTGGGCGGCGCATCAAGAACATTACAATCACGAGTCTGAAGCATATACTAAGATGATTGACATTCTGTCTAGTACTAAATACAAGGTCAAGCAGTTTCGTATCATCTGTGATCTTCTATATTACATGAAACAAAGCAAAAAGACATCTGTTCCCATTGAGGAGTTGTTTACCATTTTGAGGCGCTATGCTGAGAAGCATTTGACTCATCTTCGAAAGTttgctcagaagaagaagattaGAGTGAAAACACAACCAGAGATTAATGCATTTAATCTACTGCTCGACTCTTTATGCAAATGTTCCCTTGTCGAGGATGCGGAGGTGATGTTTAAGAGAGTGAAGATCAAGATCCAGCCAAATGCCGACACTtacaatattttgttttttggGTGGTGCAGAGTTATGAACCCAACTAGAGGAATAAATGTGCTTCAAGAAATGATTAATAAGGGTCATTCACCTGAAAGTTTCACGTACAACACAGCCATCAACACATTCTGCAAAGCAGGGATGGTAACTGAAGCTGCCAAGCTTTTGGAGTTCATGAAATCCAAGGGCTCGTCTATATCTTCCCCCACAGCAAAATCTTATGTGATTATGATGATAGCACTTGCTGAAAATGATAGAATGGAGGAatgttttaaaatgttaaatgatATGAAAAAGAGTGGATATCTTCCCGATGTGTCAACATACAAAGAACTCATTGAGGGCATGTGTTCAGCTGGAAAGATTGAGGCAGCTTATAAATTTTTGGAAGAGATGGGAAGAGCTGGCTACCCTTCTGATATTGTCACATACAATTGTTTTCTCAAAGTTCTCTGCGATAATAAGAACCGCGATGAAGCTTTTACACTTTTTACTAAAATGATTGAGGCAGGTTGTATCCCAAGTGTACAAACTTATAATATGCTGATTGCAATGTTTTTTAGAATTGGTGATCCTGATGGTGCCTTTGAGGCTTGGGATGATATGGATGAGAGGGGTTGTTCACGTGACAGTAATACTTATTGTGTGATGATTGAAGGCCTTTTTGGATGTAGTAATGCTAAAGATGCAAGTTTCCTTCTGAAACAAGTTATAAACATGGGGATGAAGCTGCCATATGTGAAATTTGATGCCTTCTTGACGCAGCTCTCTAAAGTTGGTGATCTTGGGTCAATTCATAGACTGTCAGAGCACATGAGAAAATTCTATAACCCTGCTATTGCACGTAGAGTCGCCTTGAATCAGAAGCGGAAAAGCATGAGCTTGAGAGGAAATTGA